The Acidicapsa ligni genome has a window encoding:
- the gltB gene encoding glutamate synthase large subunit: MDRLRLNTDISLQQAASARSLASFPNLLDPRFDQDSCGVGFVANVSGEPSHEILQHALTALARLEHRGAVAADGKSSDGVGVMTAIPRDILLLPLGIELDRKRPLGVAVVFLEGESLASRDELEAAFVAQQIAVLAWRPVPICPQILGSIAASTLPNIWHVLVTSDEDADLTDFDRRLYLARKQFERSALPGYVASISSSTIIYKALCAGRLLPQFYPDLENPEFKTPFTVFHQRYATNVLPSWDRAQPCRTLAHNGEINTIWGNRSRMDARAATLPLDLHPVLTEGGSDSTSLDEVVELLSQNGRTVAESLRMLVPPANHGNTSSFLQYSGDCVEPWDGPAALAFADGRQVGAILDRNGLRPCRFAIDEDGLVVAGSEAGLVDMDPEKITHSGRLGPGQMILVDLETHEFLENEELLARFDKNSNYKDLVQSDAPLVAAENPSDLLDAVELNHLQHRFGYTREEVRMMLAPMAAEGKEAIWSMGDDTPVAPLARSPRPVYSFFRQRFAQVTNPPIDPLREAVVLQMHTRLGPWPHIFEPREPLPGLSLSSPLLSLAEMYALKHQQHSLANELPLEILDCVFSPEGTLEASLDALLHRAVELIGEGKKVLVLSDRAASESALPIPMAMALGAVHIGLIRAGIRTEVGLAVEAGDCRDIHHVALLLGMGAGTICPWLALETARALTPENGEANMLHALELGLAKVMSKMGISVVDSYRGAHLFDALGLSDEVIDKCFFGTPSPLSGIGFAEVEKSVRQSWRSAVPAPEPANASDDDNGTLVTPTAIAPTTKDLPDYGFVRFRKAEEAEPHAWQPQTVRALQAAMGSTKQGAALALTPWSAFATQATDTQPAAIRDLLEIRPAGPEFSLEEVEAPGSLVKNFIASAMSFGSLSPEAHQTITQAMNLLGARSNTGEGGEDPAVYADIDGAPSLLNNKIKQVASGRFGVTAEYLIHAEEIEIKVAQGAKPGEGGQLPGYKVTELIARLRHAQPGMQLISPPPHHDIYSIEDLAQLIYDLKRVNPRATIGVKLVSEWGVGTVAAGVAKAYADYIVIAGHTGGTGASSLSSIKYAGDPWELGLAEAQQVLIHNGLRGRVRLRTDGGLRTARDILIAALLGADEFAFGTSVLVALGCDMARQCHLNTCPTGIATQKPELRAKFRGKPEHVVRMFDELAHELQQLLASLGLPSLAAATGRTDLLEQVRFEGGLNLAPILGAATLAQSGAPIRWQGGRNDRPEEHPAIDDAWVEPAFAAYKSNQPFSLSTHITNENRTLGARLAGEIAKFKTNNPTASGSALHFDLKGVAGQSFGAFAVAGMTLKLQGIANDFVGKGLCGGELILKGEGRAARESTRHVILGNVALYGATSGELYAAGRAGERFAVRNSGALAIVEGCGDHGCEYMTGGLVVILGDTGINFGAGMTGGLAWVYDDKAAFIEKNYYHPEFLLAEKYDELDYTAQHSIRELVELHSTKTASSCANVLLTQWDKLAKNLIRLTPKTQV; encoded by the coding sequence ATGGATCGCCTCCGTCTTAATACCGACATTTCTCTCCAGCAGGCCGCTTCCGCGCGGTCGCTCGCGTCCTTCCCAAATCTGCTCGACCCTCGTTTCGACCAGGATTCCTGTGGTGTAGGTTTTGTTGCCAACGTTTCGGGCGAGCCCTCGCACGAAATCCTGCAGCATGCCCTCACCGCGCTCGCCCGCCTCGAACACCGCGGCGCGGTAGCAGCGGACGGCAAATCCAGCGACGGAGTCGGTGTTATGACTGCTATTCCGCGGGATATTCTGCTGCTGCCGCTCGGTATTGAGCTCGACCGCAAAAGGCCCCTCGGCGTCGCAGTCGTCTTCCTGGAGGGCGAATCTCTAGCATCGCGTGATGAGCTTGAAGCGGCCTTTGTCGCTCAGCAGATTGCCGTGCTTGCCTGGCGCCCTGTCCCGATATGTCCGCAGATTCTCGGTTCCATCGCCGCCTCTACGCTGCCCAATATCTGGCACGTCCTTGTCACCTCGGACGAAGATGCCGACCTCACTGATTTCGATCGTCGCCTCTACCTCGCGCGCAAGCAGTTCGAGCGCTCAGCGCTGCCCGGCTACGTTGCATCGATCTCGTCGTCCACTATCATCTATAAGGCTTTATGCGCCGGACGTCTGTTGCCGCAGTTTTATCCGGATCTTGAAAACCCCGAGTTCAAGACGCCCTTCACCGTTTTTCATCAGCGCTACGCCACCAACGTTCTCCCTAGTTGGGACCGTGCCCAGCCATGCCGCACGCTCGCCCACAACGGCGAAATCAACACCATCTGGGGCAATCGCTCCCGTATGGACGCGCGTGCCGCGACCCTTCCGCTCGACCTGCATCCCGTTCTCACCGAAGGCGGTTCCGACTCCACCTCGCTCGATGAAGTCGTCGAACTTCTCTCGCAAAATGGTCGCACCGTCGCCGAATCGCTGCGTATGCTCGTCCCGCCGGCCAACCACGGCAACACCTCTTCCTTTCTCCAGTACAGCGGAGATTGCGTTGAGCCCTGGGACGGCCCCGCTGCCCTGGCCTTTGCCGACGGCCGCCAGGTCGGAGCCATCCTCGACCGCAACGGTCTTCGTCCCTGTCGCTTTGCCATTGATGAAGATGGTCTCGTAGTCGCGGGTTCTGAAGCGGGTCTCGTCGATATGGACCCTGAAAAAATCACCCACTCAGGGCGCCTCGGCCCCGGCCAGATGATTCTCGTCGATCTCGAAACACACGAGTTTCTTGAAAACGAAGAACTGCTCGCCCGTTTCGATAAGAACAGCAACTACAAAGACCTCGTGCAGAGCGATGCGCCCCTAGTCGCCGCAGAAAATCCAAGCGATCTTCTGGATGCCGTCGAACTCAATCACCTTCAACATCGTTTCGGCTACACGCGCGAAGAAGTGCGCATGATGCTCGCGCCTATGGCCGCCGAGGGCAAAGAAGCCATCTGGTCCATGGGAGACGACACTCCTGTCGCTCCGCTGGCCCGTTCGCCTCGCCCTGTATATTCGTTTTTCCGCCAGCGCTTCGCCCAGGTAACCAATCCTCCTATCGATCCGTTGCGCGAAGCAGTCGTTTTGCAAATGCATACTCGCCTGGGCCCCTGGCCGCATATTTTCGAGCCACGCGAGCCACTTCCCGGTCTCTCGCTTTCTTCGCCATTGCTTTCGTTGGCCGAGATGTATGCGCTGAAGCATCAGCAGCATTCTCTCGCGAATGAACTGCCGCTTGAGATCCTCGATTGTGTCTTTTCGCCGGAGGGCACGCTCGAAGCATCATTGGATGCACTCCTCCATCGTGCCGTAGAACTTATCGGCGAAGGCAAGAAAGTTCTTGTCCTCTCTGATCGCGCTGCTTCCGAATCCGCATTGCCCATCCCTATGGCGATGGCTCTTGGCGCCGTTCACATCGGCCTCATTCGCGCTGGTATCCGCACTGAAGTTGGGTTAGCCGTCGAAGCCGGTGATTGCCGCGATATTCATCACGTCGCCCTCCTCCTCGGCATGGGCGCAGGAACTATCTGTCCCTGGCTGGCCCTTGAAACTGCACGAGCCCTGACGCCTGAAAACGGGGAAGCAAACATGCTCCACGCCTTGGAACTCGGCCTCGCCAAGGTCATGTCCAAGATGGGTATCAGCGTCGTCGATAGCTATCGCGGAGCTCATCTCTTCGATGCTCTCGGCCTCTCCGACGAAGTCATCGACAAATGCTTCTTCGGCACTCCATCCCCACTCTCCGGTATAGGTTTTGCCGAAGTAGAAAAATCAGTTCGCCAATCCTGGCGATCGGCAGTGCCTGCTCCGGAACCAGCCAACGCAAGCGACGATGACAACGGCACGCTCGTAACTCCAACCGCCATCGCACCCACCACCAAAGATCTTCCAGACTACGGTTTCGTCCGTTTCCGCAAAGCGGAGGAAGCAGAACCTCACGCCTGGCAACCTCAGACAGTTCGTGCGCTCCAGGCAGCGATGGGTTCAACGAAGCAGGGAGCAGCGCTCGCGCTGACGCCCTGGTCTGCTTTCGCGACGCAGGCTACCGATACCCAGCCCGCAGCCATTCGCGATTTGCTGGAGATTCGTCCCGCCGGTCCCGAGTTCTCGCTGGAAGAAGTCGAAGCTCCCGGCAGCCTTGTCAAGAACTTCATCGCCTCGGCCATGTCCTTTGGTTCGCTCTCACCTGAGGCTCACCAGACCATTACGCAGGCCATGAACCTGCTTGGCGCCCGCTCCAACACCGGCGAAGGCGGCGAAGACCCCGCAGTGTATGCCGACATCGACGGAGCACCATCGCTGCTCAACAACAAGATCAAGCAGGTAGCCAGCGGTCGCTTTGGCGTCACCGCGGAATACCTGATTCACGCCGAAGAAATCGAGATCAAAGTTGCCCAGGGCGCCAAGCCCGGCGAAGGCGGCCAGCTCCCCGGCTACAAGGTCACGGAGCTTATCGCTCGCCTGCGCCACGCGCAGCCCGGCATGCAGCTCATCTCGCCACCGCCGCATCACGACATCTACTCCATCGAAGATCTCGCTCAACTCATCTACGACCTCAAGCGCGTCAATCCCCGCGCTACCATAGGCGTCAAGCTGGTCTCTGAATGGGGAGTCGGAACTGTAGCGGCAGGCGTCGCCAAAGCCTACGCGGACTACATCGTTATCGCCGGACATACTGGAGGTACTGGTGCATCCTCACTCTCAAGCATCAAGTACGCAGGCGATCCCTGGGAACTTGGTCTTGCCGAGGCCCAGCAGGTTCTCATCCACAACGGTCTGCGCGGTCGTGTCCGTCTGCGTACGGATGGCGGTCTGCGCACGGCACGCGACATCCTGATCGCCGCCCTGCTCGGTGCGGATGAGTTCGCATTCGGCACCTCCGTCCTCGTAGCTCTTGGCTGCGATATGGCACGTCAGTGCCATCTCAACACCTGCCCGACTGGCATCGCAACCCAGAAGCCCGAGTTGCGCGCCAAGTTCCGCGGCAAGCCGGAGCACGTCGTTCGCATGTTCGACGAACTCGCCCACGAACTCCAGCAGTTGCTCGCCTCGCTCGGCCTGCCCTCGCTGGCTGCCGCAACCGGTCGTACCGATCTGCTCGAACAGGTTCGTTTTGAAGGCGGACTCAACCTCGCACCCATCCTCGGTGCAGCCACGCTGGCCCAGAGCGGCGCGCCTATCCGCTGGCAGGGCGGGCGCAACGACCGTCCCGAAGAACATCCAGCCATTGATGATGCATGGGTAGAGCCCGCGTTCGCGGCCTACAAATCCAATCAGCCGTTCTCGCTTTCCACGCATATCACCAACGAAAACCGCACATTAGGCGCGCGTCTCGCTGGTGAGATAGCCAAGTTCAAAACCAACAACCCAACGGCTTCCGGCTCAGCTTTGCACTTCGATCTAAAGGGAGTTGCCGGTCAGTCCTTCGGAGCCTTCGCGGTTGCGGGCATGACACTCAAGCTGCAAGGTATCGCCAATGACTTCGTTGGCAAAGGCCTCTGCGGTGGCGAACTCATCCTCAAAGGCGAGGGTCGAGCAGCCCGCGAAAGTACCAGGCACGTAATCCTCGGCAACGTCGCGCTCTATGGTGCCACCTCCGGCGAACTCTATGCCGCAGGCCGCGCAGGCGAACGCTTCGCCGTCCGCAACTCCGGCGCACTCGCAATTGTAGAAGGCTGTGGCGATCACGGCTGCGAATACATGACCGGCGGCCTCGTTGTAATTCTCGGCGACACCGGCATCAACTTCGGAGCAGGAATGACGGGTGGATTGGCGTGGGTTTACGACGACAAAGCTGCATTTATAGAGAAAAACTACTACCATCCCGAGTTTTTGCTTGCGGAGAAATACGATGAGTTGGACTATACTGCGCAGCACTCAATCCGTGAGTTAGTCGAACTGCATTCCACAAAAACGGCCAGTTCCTGCGCCAATGTTTTGCTGACCCAATGGGACAAATTGGCCAAAAACTTGATCCGCCTGACACCGAAAACACAGGTCTGA
- a CDS encoding arginine repressor, protein MKLERHNAIRELVGSSLIQSQDELRRKLRRRGFAVTQATLSRDLQELQLFKGAGGYGLPNGNGNGHDSNEAVAEDDDHRPPSVVDVIETFGMRSRQAMNQVVIGTVMGGAQPVAAALDYEQWPEVVGTLAGDDTVLVICPDLRRAADVQAKLRKMLES, encoded by the coding sequence ATGAAGCTGGAACGTCACAATGCGATACGGGAACTGGTGGGCAGTTCTCTGATCCAAAGCCAGGACGAGTTGCGGCGCAAGTTGCGGCGACGTGGCTTTGCAGTGACCCAGGCTACGCTTTCGCGCGATCTGCAGGAGTTACAGCTATTCAAGGGCGCTGGCGGATACGGTCTACCGAACGGAAACGGCAATGGGCATGATTCAAATGAAGCTGTTGCGGAAGATGACGATCATCGTCCGCCAAGCGTTGTCGATGTAATTGAGACGTTTGGCATGCGCAGCAGGCAGGCGATGAATCAGGTGGTGATTGGTACAGTGATGGGTGGAGCGCAGCCGGTCGCCGCGGCGCTCGATTATGAGCAATGGCCTGAAGTCGTGGGAACGCTTGCCGGGGACGATACGGTGCTGGTGATCTGCCCTGATTTACGACGGGCCGCAGATGTACAGGCGAAACTGAGAAAGATGCTGGAATCATGA
- the argC gene encoding N-acetyl-gamma-glutamyl-phosphate reductase encodes MSESNKATIKTAVVGVTGYAGAELARLLVRHPRLAGNVPVFAGRVDERDQARGGVPLGEIHPQLVDSHGTGSLRVQPFSWDLLEDLGVDVVFLATPHEMSRESVPAARKRGFRVIDLSGAWRLEESSNRAVYGFEDEGSVDALTMQAQAVYGMPELHRDRIRTASLVANPGCYATSVILALKPLLAAGLVDVEHGIIADAKSGVSGSGKAPVAKTHYMYAADNLSAYGLFTHRHTGELVEQLGVGAEDITFTPHLLPIPRGILSTIYVRFKTAQTSASVEACYREFYKGSPMVRLFGTTLPQIQYSVRTNYADIGFNVAKDGHRAIVVSCLDNLLKGAAGQAVQNLNVMQGWGEAEGLE; translated from the coding sequence ATGAGCGAATCAAATAAGGCTACGATAAAAACGGCCGTCGTTGGAGTTACGGGTTATGCAGGCGCAGAGTTGGCGCGGCTGCTGGTGCGGCATCCTCGGCTTGCCGGGAATGTGCCGGTGTTTGCAGGGCGCGTCGATGAACGAGACCAGGCTCGGGGCGGTGTTCCATTGGGGGAGATTCATCCTCAGCTTGTGGATAGCCATGGAACTGGTTCGCTGCGAGTGCAGCCATTTTCATGGGACTTGCTTGAGGATCTGGGTGTGGATGTGGTGTTTCTCGCTACTCCGCATGAGATGTCTCGCGAGTCTGTGCCAGCAGCGCGAAAGCGCGGCTTCCGCGTGATTGATTTAAGCGGCGCGTGGCGGCTGGAAGAGAGTTCCAATCGTGCCGTGTATGGATTTGAAGATGAAGGCTCAGTGGATGCGCTGACGATGCAGGCGCAGGCCGTGTATGGAATGCCCGAGCTACATCGGGATCGCATTCGCACCGCAAGCCTGGTGGCGAATCCAGGGTGCTATGCAACTTCGGTGATCCTGGCCTTGAAGCCTTTGTTGGCAGCGGGGCTGGTCGATGTGGAGCATGGGATTATTGCAGACGCGAAAAGCGGTGTTAGTGGATCGGGTAAGGCTCCGGTAGCGAAGACACACTATATGTATGCAGCGGATAACCTGTCAGCTTATGGGCTGTTTACGCATCGGCATACAGGCGAGTTAGTGGAGCAGTTAGGAGTCGGCGCGGAGGATATAACATTCACGCCGCATTTACTGCCGATTCCGCGAGGGATTCTTTCTACGATTTATGTGCGATTCAAGACTGCGCAGACGAGTGCTTCGGTAGAGGCTTGCTATCGGGAGTTTTATAAAGGCAGTCCGATGGTGAGGCTGTTTGGGACGACGCTGCCGCAGATTCAGTATTCGGTGCGAACGAATTATGCAGATATTGGATTCAATGTTGCTAAGGATGGGCATCGCGCGATTGTCGTGAGTTGCCTGGATAACTTGCTCAAGGGCGCAGCGGGACAGGCTGTGCAGAATTTGAATGTAATGCAAGGTTGGGGTGAGGCGGAGGGGCTGGAATGA
- the argB gene encoding acetylglutamate kinase: MKYVIKLGGAGLETPTLLAGCVRAIADLVKDGNQVAVVHGGGIQLTKTLAQLGKKSEFINGLRVTDAETRDVALMVLAGRVNKGLVAAFGSVGQPAVGLSGGDGLLFRARKKRTVPDLGFVGEIAASDPRWIEAVWQLNGVPVISSMALGFDGEYYNVNADEMAAACATTCHADALVFLTDVPGVRGANGEVMRWLSIDQIAEMAKSAVISGGMLPKLSACREALLHGVKRVRILPAEAANVLPDLCTSRVAQGTEVMVA; this comes from the coding sequence ATGAAATATGTGATCAAGCTGGGTGGAGCGGGCCTGGAAACTCCAACACTGCTGGCTGGATGTGTACGAGCGATTGCCGATCTGGTGAAAGATGGTAACCAGGTGGCCGTGGTGCATGGCGGCGGCATTCAATTGACGAAGACCCTTGCACAACTTGGAAAGAAAAGTGAATTCATCAACGGCCTGCGCGTGACGGATGCAGAGACGCGCGATGTGGCGTTGATGGTTCTTGCGGGCCGTGTCAATAAGGGGCTGGTGGCTGCATTTGGTTCCGTGGGGCAGCCTGCGGTTGGCCTCTCGGGTGGCGATGGACTTTTGTTTCGCGCGCGAAAGAAGCGCACCGTTCCTGATCTTGGTTTTGTTGGGGAAATTGCGGCGAGTGATCCGCGATGGATCGAAGCGGTCTGGCAGTTGAACGGCGTGCCTGTGATTTCTTCGATGGCTTTGGGATTCGATGGTGAGTATTACAACGTGAATGCCGATGAGATGGCGGCGGCTTGCGCGACTACCTGTCATGCAGATGCGTTAGTCTTCTTGACGGATGTTCCAGGAGTGCGCGGAGCGAATGGTGAAGTGATGCGGTGGTTGAGCATCGACCAGATCGCGGAGATGGCGAAAAGTGCTGTGATTTCAGGTGGAATGTTGCCGAAGTTGAGCGCCTGCCGCGAAGCGTTGTTGCACGGAGTGAAGCGCGTGCGGATTTTGCCGGCTGAGGCTGCGAACGTTTTACCAGATCTTTGCACTTCAAGGGTTGCGCAAGGTACCGAAGTAATGGTTGCTTAG
- a CDS encoding aspartate aminotransferase family protein — MKLDAVRAAESRLLLSTYERNPLLFERGESVYLIDEKGDRYLDLLSGIGVNALGYRHPAIEEAIATQSRALIHTSNLFFHEGQAALAQRLVDRMGLDRVFFANSGTEAWEAALKLSRAHAGLLRAEGRNIGTKFLALEQSFHGRTFGSVSTTAKAKYREPFGPVVPGVEFVRFNDVSDLRAKFSNEVCAVLVESIQGEGGIRPLTQEFFNAARELTQSTGALLVVDEIQAGLGRTGKWCGYQHYGILPDITTLAKPLAAGIPLGAVLCTEEVARAIHPGMHGTTFGGGPLACAVSIAVIDAIESEGLLEHIVEVGNYFRESLHALAKRHDLIVDVRGKGLMLAAEVESAHLGAYVVKEMLKRHIVINCTSETALRFLPPYILEKEHVDHAIVALDEIFTEYEAAHAVGGVSQAGGQVHG; from the coding sequence ATGAAACTGGACGCTGTACGCGCGGCTGAGTCGCGCCTGTTGCTATCAACCTATGAACGGAACCCGCTGCTATTTGAGCGCGGCGAGAGCGTATACCTGATTGACGAGAAGGGTGATCGCTATCTCGATCTGTTGAGTGGGATTGGGGTAAATGCGTTGGGATATCGGCATCCTGCGATTGAAGAGGCGATTGCCACGCAGAGTCGTGCGCTGATTCACACTTCAAATTTGTTTTTCCATGAGGGGCAGGCTGCGCTGGCACAACGGCTCGTCGATCGTATGGGATTGGATCGCGTTTTCTTTGCGAATTCGGGGACAGAGGCGTGGGAAGCAGCTCTGAAATTGTCGCGGGCTCATGCTGGCTTATTACGCGCCGAGGGCAGGAACATCGGAACGAAATTTCTCGCGCTTGAGCAAAGTTTTCATGGACGGACTTTTGGGTCTGTCTCAACGACTGCGAAGGCTAAGTATCGTGAGCCGTTTGGCCCGGTGGTTCCCGGTGTGGAGTTTGTGCGATTCAATGATGTCTCTGATTTGCGCGCCAAGTTTTCAAACGAGGTTTGCGCGGTTCTTGTTGAGTCGATTCAGGGTGAGGGTGGCATTCGTCCGCTCACACAGGAGTTTTTCAATGCGGCCCGTGAGTTAACTCAATCGACTGGCGCATTGTTGGTCGTGGATGAGATTCAAGCTGGATTGGGGCGCACGGGCAAGTGGTGCGGTTACCAGCATTATGGGATTTTGCCGGATATTACTACACTGGCGAAACCTTTGGCTGCTGGAATTCCGTTGGGCGCTGTACTGTGCACGGAGGAAGTTGCCCGAGCAATTCATCCGGGGATGCACGGCACGACATTCGGTGGTGGGCCTCTGGCCTGTGCTGTGTCGATTGCTGTGATTGATGCGATTGAGAGCGAGGGTTTGCTGGAGCATATCGTCGAGGTGGGCAACTACTTCAGGGAATCGCTGCATGCGCTCGCGAAACGGCATGACTTGATTGTCGATGTCAGGGGCAAAGGCCTGATGCTGGCGGCGGAAGTCGAGTCTGCTCACCTGGGCGCATACGTGGTGAAAGAGATGTTGAAGCGGCACATCGTAATCAATTGCACGAGCGAAACTGCGTTGCGTTTCCTGCCGCCTTACATTCTTGAAAAGGAACATGTGGACCACGCGATTGTTGCGTTGGACGAGATATTCACTGAGTACGAAGCAGCTCACGCCGTGGGCGGCGTAAGCCAGGCAGGAGGCCAGGTTCATGGCTAG
- the argF gene encoding ornithine carbamoyltransferase: protein MASKAIVERQITATSIQRDEDVLAAAARLAGEDLCSISDLSAGEVRAILKLGHDVKRNPREYRYALDAKQMVLMFEKASLRTRLSFESGFSQMGGNAIFFDQTNSPLGERESIADVAKNVERWVDAIVLRTYAHDTITEMAANSRVPVVNALSDFEHPCQALADFMTLEEHFGYSRGLNFTYVGDGNNVCHSLMLTGAQLGANVTVATPRGYSPDIEIVTLARERAEANGCEIKLTQDPQAGVEGADAVYTDVCVSMGFEHESTKRAPIFRPFQVNEALMARAASHAVFMHCLPARRNAEVTDAVLDSSQSIVFDQAENRMHAQKALLLLLLGGLSY, encoded by the coding sequence ATGGCTAGTAAAGCAATTGTTGAGCGACAGATTACGGCTACTTCTATACAGCGGGACGAAGATGTACTTGCTGCGGCGGCTCGGCTTGCGGGCGAGGATCTTTGCTCTATCAGCGATTTATCGGCTGGTGAAGTTCGCGCCATTTTGAAGCTGGGGCATGATGTGAAGCGTAATCCGCGTGAGTATCGCTATGCGCTGGATGCGAAGCAGATGGTGCTGATGTTTGAAAAAGCGAGCCTGCGTACGCGGCTTAGCTTTGAGTCGGGATTCAGCCAGATGGGCGGCAATGCAATCTTCTTCGATCAGACGAATTCGCCGCTGGGGGAACGCGAGTCGATTGCAGATGTGGCTAAGAATGTCGAACGCTGGGTGGATGCGATTGTGCTACGAACTTATGCGCATGACACAATCACCGAGATGGCTGCGAACTCGCGCGTGCCCGTGGTGAATGCGCTATCGGACTTTGAGCATCCGTGTCAGGCTCTGGCTGACTTCATGACACTTGAAGAGCACTTTGGTTATTCGCGTGGATTGAACTTCACTTACGTTGGTGATGGCAATAATGTTTGTCATTCGCTGATGCTGACGGGGGCGCAGCTAGGCGCGAATGTGACCGTAGCGACGCCGCGTGGATATTCGCCGGACATCGAGATTGTTACCCTGGCACGTGAGCGAGCAGAGGCGAATGGCTGCGAGATCAAGCTGACGCAGGATCCGCAGGCAGGCGTTGAAGGAGCCGATGCCGTTTACACGGATGTATGCGTGAGCATGGGCTTTGAGCATGAGTCGACGAAGCGCGCACCGATCTTCCGGCCGTTCCAGGTGAATGAGGCTTTGATGGCGAGGGCTGCCAGTCATGCCGTGTTCATGCACTGCCTGCCGGCACGGCGCAATGCCGAGGTTACGGATGCAGTGCTGGATAGTTCGCAGTCGATTGTGTTCGACCAGGCGGAGAATCGGATGCATGCTCAGAAGGCGCTGCTCTTGTTGTTGCTCGGCGGCCTTTCCTATTAA
- the argG gene encoding argininosuccinate synthase — MSVILESLPVGQKVGIAFSGGLDTSAALHWMKQKGALPYAYTANLGQPDETDYEAIPRAALEYGAEKARLIDCRGPLVREGIGALQAGAFHITTAGVHYFNTTPLGRAVTGTMLVSAMKEDDVNIWGDGSTFKGNDIERFYRYGLLVNPNLQVYKPWLDATFIDELGGRAEMSAFMQRSGFAYKMSAEKAYSTDSNILGATHEAKDLEHLSSSIQIVVPIMGVASWRDDVQVRREEVTIRFEEGFPVALNGQQFDDPVALLLEANLIGGRHGLGMSDQIENRIIEAKSRGIYEAPGLALLFIAYERLITGIHNEDTIEQYRENGRRLGRLLYQGRWFDSQAIMLRESAQRWVAKPITGEVTVELRRGNDYSILNTESPNLTFHPERLSMEKTESAFSPRDRIGQLTMRNLDIADTREKLLTYARAGLLTLSRGSEMPQLNSGKGTESSEVSAK, encoded by the coding sequence ATGTCCGTAATTCTTGAATCTCTACCCGTCGGCCAGAAGGTCGGCATTGCCTTCTCCGGTGGGCTCGACACTTCCGCTGCGCTCCATTGGATGAAGCAGAAGGGCGCCCTCCCTTATGCCTACACAGCCAATCTTGGCCAGCCTGATGAAACCGACTACGAGGCAATTCCGCGCGCTGCTCTTGAGTATGGCGCCGAAAAGGCTCGACTGATCGACTGCCGTGGACCGCTCGTTCGTGAGGGTATCGGAGCGCTCCAGGCAGGAGCTTTCCACATCACTACGGCTGGGGTCCACTATTTCAACACTACCCCTCTTGGCCGCGCAGTCACCGGCACTATGCTGGTGAGCGCCATGAAGGAAGATGATGTCAACATCTGGGGCGACGGCTCCACTTTTAAAGGCAATGACATTGAGCGGTTCTACCGCTATGGCCTGCTGGTCAATCCGAATCTCCAGGTCTACAAGCCCTGGCTTGATGCCACTTTCATTGATGAATTAGGCGGCCGCGCTGAAATGTCCGCGTTCATGCAGCGCTCGGGCTTCGCTTATAAGATGTCGGCTGAGAAGGCTTATTCCACGGACTCCAACATCCTTGGTGCAACCCATGAAGCGAAAGACCTGGAGCATCTTTCCTCGTCCATCCAGATCGTTGTTCCCATCATGGGCGTGGCGTCGTGGCGCGACGACGTACAGGTGCGGCGCGAAGAAGTCACGATTCGCTTTGAAGAGGGCTTCCCTGTCGCTCTGAATGGCCAGCAATTCGACGATCCAGTGGCCCTGCTTCTCGAAGCCAATCTCATCGGCGGCCGTCACGGGCTGGGTATGTCCGACCAGATCGAGAACCGCATCATTGAAGCCAAGTCACGTGGCATATATGAGGCTCCGGGGCTGGCACTGCTCTTCATCGCTTATGAGCGCCTGATCACCGGCATCCATAACGAGGACACCATCGAACAGTACCGCGAGAATGGCCGCAGGCTGGGCCGTCTCTTGTACCAGGGACGCTGGTTTGACTCCCAGGCGATCATGCTTCGCGAATCCGCCCAGCGCTGGGTTGCCAAGCCGATCACAGGTGAGGTCACGGTCGAGTTGCGCCGTGGCAACGACTACTCGATCCTGAATACCGAGTCTCCCAACCTTACCTTTCATCCTGAGCGTCTCAGCATGGAGAAGACGGAATCGGCCTTCTCTCCGCGTGATCGCATCGGACAACTCACCATGCGCAACCTCGACATTGCTGACACACGCGAGAAGCTGCTTACCTATGCCAGGGCCGGTCTTCTCACGCTCAGCAGAGGCAGCGAAATGCCCCAGCTCAATAGTGGTAAAGGGACAGAATCGTCGGAGGTATCCGCAAAGTGA